The window GCCTCATGCCTGTGTGAGTCATTTCTATAGGATCTCCGCTGCCTGTCAAACTGACCTTCATCTGTTGTCTGCCTATCAGACCTCATGCCATACCTCTCTGACTGGCTACGTCCATAGTTGCGGCCTGTATTTCGTTGTCTTGAGTTTGCCCAACTTCCTTCTTTATCACTATTGTCACCCTTGTCACTATTATAACCTCCTCTGAAGTATCTTGAACTCGAGGGACGCTCTCGGTCCCTAAATGGAACCTTCTGAGAAAATGCAACGAACAGAATTGACAGCTTAGTATTCCCAGTTAAAATACTATCATGTTCGTAAAGCaactatcacgttcataaagaatcgCCTGATAAACTATATTGCCCTTGAGGCACAACCACACAAGTAGGGGCATAGAGCTACACATCACCCAGAATATCTTATATCCATGATATAAGCTCTTGAGTTTCCCATGCAGCAACAGATGACCAGTCACTCCAGTTAGCTGAGACTCCGTCAACCATATTGCCAACACCATGTGCACACTACACTTGGGGATACTGAAGTTGTTCCTACTTCCACTTTTGGAGGAAAATTACTACTTTCACTTAGCGATGAGTGATGACTAAAATTCACACCATTGTAGCGATCTAATATTTACGGGGTATTATAACCACATTAAGTACAAAGATAGATTGCTTAGTACAACAGAACCAGATCGGTGGCAACATTTGAGTTGATGGATTGCTAAGGAAACTTTCAAGAAGATGGTTCCGGTTACTACTTATTTTACTACTAATGCTTCTTGACTAGGCTTTACCGGTTACTACTAAGCATCCTGGAACCAGCCACTTGGTAACGGTACTCTCTGCCTGTTTCTGGGGTACAAACTGCATTCATGACAAGCTGAAGAATATCTTCTCTTGAATATTACAGGTAAACACATTTACCGTTTTTTAATTGTACCTATGACACAAATTCATccataaaatatactccctccatagGGAGTATAAATGTTACAATCTCACAGTAGGGTCATAAATGGATGGATCAAGACAGTCTGTTTCTCAGCATCTATGCCGATGTGGAGCTTCCGATCTCAATAGACGGTATAAATCTGGGCCGTACCAATTCAAAGGATACCTAAATACATCTGTTTCTGTTTGACAATAACAGCATGCCCCTTTCCACTAGATCGTTTGAGTAATATGGAATGCAGCTGGCTACCAACTtaaaacctactccctccgttcctaaatactccctctgtccgaaaaaacttgtcccaagcttgtccctcaaatggatgtatctagcactaactcggTGGGAGGGagtataagaccttttagagattccactatgaactacatacggatgtatgtagtcatattttagagtgtagattcactcattttgctccgtatgtagtctatagtggaatctctacaaggtcttatatttaggaacggagggagtatgacatATCACAAGCTGGGACAAATGATATTACATTTCAGAAAGATGATGCTGATCAAACTATACTGCTAAAGCCAGTAAATTTACAAAAGCTCGTTCTTCTATATTATTTTTTGAGATACCAAGAATAAGCATGTTATGTTTGCAATAAGGTAAGACTAATGAACGAATTATTAGGAGCTTACAGGATTTGGCAAGTAGGTTCCTGTTCCACCACGGTATCTGGGTGCATGCTCTCCATAGTGCGGAGGAACAGCAGTAACTCTTTCTGAAGCAGGCTGTATTGGCATCATAGGAAAGGCTCTTTGGCCAGGACCCACCATCTGTGTCCAGTTGACATTCGGTGAAGGTGGTCTTCCAGGCCCATCCCATGGAACATGCCCTTGCATGTACCCTGGAGGCACTGCAAAAGGGTATAATACAGGACCCATGGGGCGTGCATCTTGGCAGAATCGTCCATATTGTAAATTCTGCCAATGACTGGCAATATCACTGTTTAGAATGTCAGGCTTGTGATCATAAGATGGATTAGCTACAGTACTGGATGATGCTGTTGAGGTAGCACTGTTATCAGGTTGGTGAACATCATTGAGTGAACTAAAATTTTGAACAGCAACATTGACAGGAAACTGATCAATTCCGTCATTTCCCTCGAACTGTGGAACAGATCCATCACTATTGCCAGGAACAAATGGGAGCACAACAAAAGGAACTGGTGGACCTGTTGGGACAAAAGTCAGTCCAGAGTTATCAGCTTGCCTCTGCTGAGAGGAACCAATAAGAAAAGGTGCAAACATGGGATTAGGCATCCATGATGCGTTAAAATCATTCCGTACTTGACTAGTTCTTGATGGATCTGACGAGACAGACCCTGTTGCTATGTCAGAAGCTTCATGCCTAATAACTGGCACTACAACACCATTCCTGGCGCCTTCATCAGCTTCTGCCGGCATATGGTCACTGGTATTTCCTGTCTGCCAACCAGTCTTACTTATGCTGAGTGTGGTTGTGGCAGGGGCTGGAAAGGCAGGCTTTTTTTCCCATTTGTCCCTCGAAGCTCGTGATGTCTTTGCAGCTCTTTCATCCCACGAACTCTCTGACAGAGGTTTGCTTTTGGAAGAACTGGGTTGTGAAGTAGTTCTCAAATTTCCACTACTCATGGGGGCATTTCTCCTGACTTCTCTACTTGTTTGATTTTGAAACATGTTAGTATAGTTTTCCTCTACTACTCCGCTATCCTCAACAGTATATTGCATCTGCCTGTCCAAGGGGGGGGCAGATACACCATTAGGTGAAGAGGAACGGTTGTTGTCATCAAAATGATGCACATGTGAATCCCTTCCTTCATGGTTGAAATTTCTAGACAACCGAATACCATACTCATACTGAGTGTTGCCAAGATCAAGATTCGAATCTGATGTAGTACTTTTTTCACTCTCATTACCATCCTCTGTGTTTGGTGCAAACGAAGGGTTGTAAGTATAATGGGCCATAGGTGGTGGAACAAATCCTTGGAGAAACTGCATGTTGTGCAACCACTGGCTCCCAATTAAGCTAGTTGGTGGAATCCCGGCAAAAGGTTTTTGAGGAAAAGCTGTTGGAGGCAGTAAGGGCAAAGATGCTACAGACATATGAGAAGGTAATTGCATTGGCAATTGAGCCTGTCCATTGAAACCATGCAACTTTGCTGATGCCATTAGATTAACTAGAGCATGTTCCTCCTGCTGCATCTCCGATGCCTCAGATACAGAAGGAAGTTCTTCGTTAATCACGAAACCATTGTCTTCATGATAGCTGCTGGAAACACTATTTGATTCAGAAGCTGCTTTTGCACTAGGGTGAGATGAACTGTTCATGGAAGACATTGACTCATCCTGTGAGGATTTAGTGCTGTGGTTGCTAGGCACTTCTGGGACTAAGTTATTCCTTCTACTATTGTAATCATTGTTCACAGGCTTCTCCATTTCTACCACTCTAGTTCGCCTTCCACAAGAATATCCATCAATAGAAGGGTCTGTCAGTTCAGGACTAGACTGGGTTCTTGCAAATGGAGACATGTTCTGCCCATTTCGGCCATTAACAAAGAGAGCATTTGGCATTCTCCCATCCCTTTCACTTGGCATTGATCCACCAGACCTGTTCCTTTCAAGCGGTTCAGAGACCTTGGTGTTGGGTTGTGTCACATTAACTTTTTGGTGTTGTGCATGAGAAACAGCAGGATGAATTGCCTTTGGTGAATTCCGAGGGCGTAGATCACTTCTCTGAGGTTGTTGAGAAATAGGTTCAGCATAGCTGTGAGAACCTTCAGTGAGACTGCCCTGATTAGCTCGAAGTTTAGGTTTTTCTATCTTCTTCTTGGGCATTGTTGCATTTTCGTGGCTGTTTGACGCTTCAGCAGGGACAACCTTCAGAGCATGTTTAGGAAACAGATTTGGTGTAGGTGCGTCGGGACGGTTCCCGCTCCCATGTCTTGTCAATGTATTTGTAAAGAACTGATTTACTTCAGCAATTAGATCTTCATTTGGACATTCAAGTAACTTTGCCAGCCTTTTTGCCCCAAAAGAAAAGGCACTGCGTATTCTAAAGTAATTGCCTGAAAAAGTAACAGGAACTTCTCTATCAGCACAAGAAAATACAATATAAAACTTGCTGTATTCAAGAGGATGATCAGCCACAGCAGCAAAATGACTACAAAGACAATATATGTAAGTGTGTACAAACAAACAATGTATATTATAGTTTAAATTGCTACAGATATCATCTCTTAATCAACCATGTATTGGCTTGGCCAAAATGGGAAACCTAACTCCTGTACCTAGAGCAAAAACCATTTAGAGCACGTGCACAGACGGGTAATTCCTTGTAGCTACTACtctgtctcataatgtaagacatttttgcaagctagtttagcttgcaaaaacgtcttacattatgggacggagtgaATATTTATTACTTGCCTAGATACATCAGTAGAATGGTGAGCTTCCACCAGTTGAAAAGCTAGAGCATGTTATTTGTAGATACCCCATCCATTTCTTTTTACTCCGTATATtcggtttgtctgaagtcaaactctccaaagtttgaccaagtttacacAAAAGTTTATTAACATTCACAATATAAAATGTATATCATTACATCATGAAATatgttttcatattatatttatttggTATAGTAGACGTTGATATTTttaaatataaatttggtcaaactttacaaagtttgacttttgaCAAATCTAATAAGCAGAGTAAAACGAAACTGAGGGAGTAACAATTATGCATAATTTTTACCAAATAATTCATTTTTTAATTAGAAAGTATTAGTGAATAGAATCTGAGCCTATTGATAGCACTATAGCAGCAATAGGAAAAACCACCAAGCATGAACTCTGCTCAATTCATCTGCTTCAATTAGAATCTTTTAGGTAGTTTGATAATCACCTTTACTGACACTTCTTCCAAGATTGTTATTTGCTCGTAAGGGATCAATAACATTGAAGTGCTTTGAAACAAATGGTTGACCCTGGTTCTCCTGGGTGCGAGGCATAACTCCATACAGATGATTGCATCTATCCAGGAAGGCCTTGGTCAGCAACAATTCACCAGTGTCCATCCGCGGGGGTTCCGCTGCATGAAACAACAAAAAAATCTTAAAACTACCATGTTACAATTAACTATGAAACAGCAGTAAAGTAAGCAACATATATCAGATTACCAGTCATATCTGGAAGTGAACTTATAGGAACTGGCCCCCACAAACTCAAACAAAATTTCTCCCAATCAAAGTTGCTAAAGAATTCCAAGAAACGGTATAACACCTGCAATTGCAAAAGTAACAGATAAGCACTATTCTCATGCAAGGATAGTAAAATGCAAGAGACAACAAATCACCTCAAGTGGTCCAGTAAAACAGTTGTTGAACACGTGAAATATGTACAGAACAAGGGTCTCCAATGCATAAGTAGATATAAGACCATGGTGAGCTCCAAGAATACGACTCTCGTAGAAACACCATGCCTTTACCAATATGATACTCCGCTTGAATAAATGGTTTTGATTGATCAAGCTATCAACCTAATAAAATGAAAATCCATTAGAAGCGTATAGGCAGGAAAGTCTAGTTTTAATCCTGGAATCTATATGCAATAAGCAAAGCCATATAGTCGGCATTGTAAATCAGTAAATTTGATAGTGTTAGCTAGTGCCTAGTGATATACAGAAAAAAATTATTCCAGCAGGTCATTTGCACATGGTATACACATTCAGTTGATTTGAACAAGAGAACACACCTGTTCAAGGAAACAAAGTGTACACAATCCACCAACTTGGTTAAATGAGATATCAACAACAATGTTGTCCACAAGACACTTGATAAGCTTTACCTGTACATGATTCACGAAATACATTAGGATGATACCAAATGGATGGGGACAGCATAATACAGGTAATGAACCATAATTCATAATACAAAGTAACTTAAACAGAAGATATGTTTCCCTATTCTGAGAACTAATAGGTTAGCGCATCTTAAGACAGCATAATACAGGTAATGAAAGCTCGAAGTACTTTTCCATTACGCAATATGTTGCACTgggacatcatcatcatcatcatcatcataataataataataataataataataataatagggtaGCGCATCTTAAGGTAGGGAGTATCCCAACCTTCCACCTTGATTTTAGTGAGGCAAAATAGATTAGCACATCTTACTGTAGTGAGTAGCCAGCTTTCTATCACAAATCTTGCAAAGAGACTGTAAGGGTGTCAGAGTATTCTGACACAAACAGAATGTCCACAGACATCTGTGAATCGCAAGAGTTTCCGGGGAAGAAAAGGGAGAGCATATGAATAAATTGAACTATCGCTTCCGATGAGTTGTGTACTTGTATTTGTTCTGTTCTACATGTGGCACAAATCAAAATACAGCAATGGTACTAATTAAACATGCACATGCATGCAGGCAAACGTATTAATTCAACACTGCTCTAGGTATATAGTTACCACAGAAATTAACTGCAAAATAATATCATATCATGTTTCGCTTATCAGAGAGAGACTACCTCCGCCTGAATATACTGAACTTCTTTTACACAAAATTCAGCATTTTCACTTTTCTCTTCACGCTCCAAAGCATCCCTAACTAGATTTGCCCAGGTATCCTTTAATTCTTCGCTATTACTGAAAGCGGTGACATCAATGTCACCATCCGGTAAGTAAGTCTTCAGAGGGACTGATCCAAAAGTAAAAACCTGAAAGAGTGAGATCAATTATATTTCAAACACATATAATCACCAGAAACAATATATTTGAGGCACGCAAAAAAAAAGGCAACACCGAGAAAGTGGCAACATGTTAGTGCAAAAAAAAACTTGTATGCAAGAAAGGCAAACAATGAAACAGGTAAGGGACTACTTCAACACTGACATCTACCAATGTACTTAGACAAATGCTCATTCCATAAGGTACACCAGTAAGTAGGATTGAATCAGGGCTACAATACAGGATTACTCAAAATCTTCCTGACAAAGAGATGCTGGTTTTGCATATCATATCATAGTAAAGGTCGATGTTGTAGTTCCATAAGCCTTTTGTGGTGTGAGTGATTGGTATAACCAGATGTGCTGCTCAGACAGACAACTATTGGGGAGAGAGGGAAGTATATGGTCAACTGGACTCTTTGTCCTGTCAAATACAACAGCAGCGACCTAATTCAGCTAGAACAAGCAACCTAGCATAAACAACCTGACTAACTCCATGTCTACGGATGCACTGCAGAAGACCAAGGAGAAGTGACAGACACTGCAAGCCACTAATCTCTGTTACTTGTGGAAGCAATCGATCCAGTTGTAACACCATTCGTATACCTGGCAGGAGAGGCAGTTCATGATGAGGCGCTGCACGTAGTTGTAGACAGCGTGCCTCCGGCCCTCGGAGTAGGCGTTGGGCTGGATGCGCGCGATCAGCTCGGCGGTCCGGGACTCGGCGACGGCCCAGCGGTCGGGGTCGAGGCGCCGCGTCACCCCCGCCGACGCATTGGGAAGGAGCCCGTTGGGCACCATGGCCATGCGCGCGCCAACCAATGCGGCGAGCCGATACCCTAGCTCCCAACGCGGCGGCGGCTGACCGGGGGACCCGCCGGGGGGGGCGGCAGCCGGCGGCGGGCCGGAGCAGCCCGCTTCAGCACGAATCGAGCCGAATCGGCGGGGACGCGGGAGGCggagggggggcaaaccctaggcgggCGACGGATCGGTCCGGCCGCGGGGCGGGGCGGGACGGCGGCGGCTGGGTTGGGAGCGGGGGGGACGCAGCGATGGGGAGTGGCCGGCGTGGGGGAGGGGAATGGAAGGAGGCGGGGGGGTTGGGGCGTGAGGGGATGTGCCTGCCGTGCGGGTCGGTGTTGGTGTTGGTCTGGTCTCGGCTGTGAGGCGTCGCGTGGCGTGGCCGTGCGCTTGCAGCTTGTGTTGGACTAGTGTGGGGTGGGGAAGTGGGGCGTTCCAGGGTTCGCCGCCGTGCTATTATGCTCCTCGGCTCCCTTGTGCACAGCACAACTTTTCTTTGACTACTCTTCTTGAGGAAAAAACTTTTCTTGCCCGTCCCATAAAAAAAACTAGGATTTAGGGTCACCAAAGCGATGTGAAAGCCCATCTATATGAGGTATATTGAATATAATAAcattttatattatgagacggaggaagTACGTGTTTGGAGACATGATACATATTAACTAGTTAACACATCCAGCCGGAAAAAGGCCCACTTGAAATTCTTTTCTCCAAGTTCTACCATGCCTCCTCAACCCTTTCTCAACGATCAAATTAGGGGAAAGGAAGGGACTCAAGGTGACAGCATCTGCACAGGCAATCGACAACGTTTGGAGTGGCAGAGAGGCAGTGCAGTGGCACTTGAGCTCTGCTTGGAGGAAGCTACAGTGTCCCTTATTCGTCAGCCCTAAGCGCTCCACGCTCCATGTATGGTGAGCCCCTTGCTCAAGCACCTATTTTCTCTTTGCTCTGTGAGAAATAATCATTAAAGAAGTCATCTTTATGCCGGCATTGTTGATCAAATTTGATTTTAGATGAAGAAGGGTGTGGGAAGCGGCTTTGGCTACGTTTTTGTTTTAAATGACAAGTGAAGGATTGTAATTTGTGATGCGATTTTGATGCATTGGAACGTATTGATTGTTGTTGTAGGTTCATGCAACAACTATTTCTCAGCTGAGTTTATACATGGGGGCTATTTCTGGGTTGAGAATCGATCAATTCTATGTGAGTAGGAGGGGATTTAGTACGGTAACCTAGATATGAACACTTTGTCACCTCTTGTCGCTGAGAAGATTGGGTGGCGATGGCAGTGGCGGACCAAGGGCAGAACCTCTTTTTCCGCGGATCCTTTGGCCCTCCTCAGGCTGCGGAGTGGCTTGAGTTGTCTCCTTGGTGGCAAGCGTCAACCTTTCGGCGGCCCCAAATGTGACATCGTGGAAGTTGGATCCCTCTGCCTTTTCTCAACAAGATCTCTCTACGATAGGCTGGCGGCTGGAGTGGGTCATGATGAATTGAAAGACCTGTGGAAAGCTAAATTGCCACCAAAGATTAAGGTCTTCCTGTGGCAACTCATCAGGGGGcgggttggggatataactactgggtatgacccgtccaggaggggccgggtcatgccaCCGGCG is drawn from Triticum dicoccoides isolate Atlit2015 ecotype Zavitan chromosome 4A, WEW_v2.0, whole genome shotgun sequence and contains these coding sequences:
- the LOC119284880 gene encoding uncharacterized protein LOC119284880, with protein sequence MAMVPNGLLPNASAGVTRRLDPDRWAVAESRTAELIARIQPNAYSEGRRHAVYNYVQRLIMNCLSCQVFTFGSVPLKTYLPDGDIDVTAFSNSEELKDTWANLVRDALEREEKSENAEFCVKEVQYIQAEVKLIKCLVDNIVVDISFNQVGGLCTLCFLEQVDSLINQNHLFKRSIILVKAWCFYESRILGAHHGLISTYALETLVLYIFHVFNNCFTGPLEVLYRFLEFFSNFDWEKFCLSLWGPVPISSLPDMTAEPPRMDTGELLLTKAFLDRCNHLYGVMPRTQENQGQPFVSKHFNVIDPLRANNNLGRSVSKGNYFRIRSAFSFGAKRLAKLLECPNEDLIAEVNQFFTNTLTRHGSGNRPDAPTPNLFPKHALKVVPAEASNSHENATMPKKKIEKPKLRANQGSLTEGSHSYAEPISQQPQRSDLRPRNSPKAIHPAVSHAQHQKVNVTQPNTKVSEPLERNRSGGSMPSERDGRMPNALFVNGRNGQNMSPFARTQSSPELTDPSIDGYSCGRRTRVVEMEKPVNNDYNSRRNNLVPEVPSNHSTKSSQDESMSSMNSSSHPSAKAASESNSVSSSYHEDNGFVINEELPSVSEASEMQQEEHALVNLMASAKLHGFNGQAQLPMQLPSHMSVASLPLLPPTAFPQKPFAGIPPTSLIGSQWLHNMQFLQGFVPPPMAHYTYNPSFAPNTEDGNESEKSTTSDSNLDLGNTQYEYGIRLSRNFNHEGRDSHVHHFDDNNRSSSPNGVSAPPLDRQMQYTVEDSGVVEENYTNMFQNQTSREVRRNAPMSSGNLRTTSQPSSSKSKPLSESSWDERAAKTSRASRDKWEKKPAFPAPATTTLSISKTGWQTGNTSDHMPAEADEGARNGVVVPVIRHEASDIATGSVSSDPSRTSQVRNDFNASWMPNPMFAPFLIGSSQQRQADNSGLTFVPTGPPVPFVVLPFVPGNSDGSVPQFEGNDGIDQFPVNVAVQNFSSLNDVHQPDNSATSTASSSTVANPSYDHKPDILNSDIASHWQNLQYGRFCQDARPMGPVLYPFAVPPGYMQGHVPWDGPGRPPSPNVNWTQMVGPGQRAFPMMPIQPASERVTAVPPHYGEHAPRYRGGTGTYLPNPKVPFRDRERPSSSRYFRGGYNSDKGDNSDKEGSWANSRQRNTGRNYGRSQSERYGMRSDRQTTDEGQFDRQRRSYRNDSHRHEAGAQYLGQGQSHGSTNSTHRPGNIAHGVYSSPYAVPNGVGASDSPYFMVYPYEPAANHGSSSEPLEFGSLGPISMADDGDLPQPTRQVMANGFYGQRHTAFRASSSHSSPDQPSSPQPRR